From a single Anaerolineales bacterium genomic region:
- a CDS encoding tyrosine-type recombinase/integrase, producing the protein MNKLLTNFKNHLDEQDLSPLTIKGYLSDLGHFEGWFERVNAETLNVQRITPTDVKNYKQFLLNIERRKAGTVNRRLAALAALCKWARQTKQITSDPTENIKGVPSVARSPKWLDKHEQHALKRAIENDLELAKKNYPKRWVTRRRDASLTLFLLNTGLRLSEAIGLQMTDLELSERKGSISVQNGKGNKQRSVPLNSDARKALQDWIAVRPGCEHLWMTVEGEHESLSGRTVQRILQRYAKAANIKELTPHICRHTFAKNLVDSGVGLEKVAALLGHSSLNTTRIYIAPSERDLELAVEHLSEG; encoded by the coding sequence ATGAACAAACTACTGACCAATTTCAAAAATCATCTGGACGAACAGGACCTTTCTCCGCTCACGATCAAGGGCTATCTCTCGGACCTCGGACACTTCGAAGGCTGGTTCGAGCGAGTGAATGCGGAAACCCTCAACGTCCAACGCATCACGCCCACGGATGTCAAGAACTACAAACAATTCCTGCTCAACATCGAACGCCGTAAAGCCGGCACGGTCAACCGCAGACTGGCTGCGCTTGCGGCACTTTGTAAATGGGCACGCCAAACCAAACAGATCACCAGCGATCCCACCGAGAATATCAAGGGCGTCCCCAGTGTTGCGCGCAGTCCAAAGTGGCTGGACAAACATGAGCAGCACGCCTTGAAGCGTGCGATAGAAAACGATCTGGAACTGGCGAAGAAGAACTATCCCAAACGTTGGGTCACAAGACGTCGTGATGCCTCCCTGACCCTCTTTTTGTTAAACACAGGACTGCGTTTGAGCGAAGCGATCGGATTGCAGATGACAGACCTCGAACTCTCTGAACGCAAAGGTAGCATCTCGGTCCAGAACGGCAAGGGCAACAAACAACGCAGCGTGCCCTTGAACTCCGATGCACGCAAAGCCCTGCAGGACTGGATCGCGGTCCGACCCGGCTGCGAACATCTCTGGATGACCGTGGAAGGCGAGCATGAAAGTTTGAGTGGACGCACGGTCCAGCGCATCCTGCAGCGCTATGCCAAAGCTGCGAACATCAAAGAACTCACCCCACACATCTGCCGACATACGTTTGCCAAGAACCTGGTCGATAGTGGAGTGGGCTTGGAAAAGGTGGCAGCTCTACTTGGGCACTCCAGCCTGAACACCACCCGTATCTACATCGCACCCAGTGAACGCGATCTTGAACTGGCCGTCGAACATCTCAGCGAAGGATAA
- a CDS encoding helix-turn-helix domain-containing protein, producing MIETKDPLKDRPETYVTLKEAAKYLRVSYRTVYRWLSQGRLKFFRAGAGSTRIPLSELDKFIAENTSRTQTEE from the coding sequence ATGATCGAAACGAAAGACCCATTGAAAGACCGTCCGGAGACCTACGTCACCTTGAAGGAGGCTGCGAAATATTTGCGAGTTTCATATCGCACAGTCTATCGCTGGCTCTCCCAAGGAAGGCTGAAGTTCTTTCGGGCAGGAGCGGGATCGACCCGCATTCCGCTTTCCGAACTGGACAAGTTCATCGCTGAAAACACAAGTAGGACGCAAACGGAGGAATGA
- the nrfD gene encoding polysulfide reductase NrfD, translating into MMADHNNHAEHGEAHFREKHLMLDPLPRGQMNEMVMESMYHTTWKFWVVFGLLAAITAYALFYSWGVMIAEGLGVAGVNRPSYWGIFLVNTVFWIGISHAGTFISAILRVFKAEFRRPFTRAAELMTTFGLVQAGFSIFMHMGRVWLSYWLMPYPNQRMLWPNFHSPLSWDLLAITTYLLSSTMYLFLPLIPDLAMARDRSTGWRKTFYKTLALGFRGTEGEWAHLRNAMNIFAFAIIPVMFSVHTIVSWDFAVATRPGWSSTIFGPYFVIGALHSGMGAVVAVLAIIRGTMKHMKYFIRAEHFDAIGKLMLIISMGWAYFFFNDYMIQWYGGDKWTDHLLHFHEYGPLGWMWFAMLICNVAVPWLILWNARWRANPLLISIVGIIINVGMWFERYIIVPISLSINRMPFTWRMYEPGIEIPLGIGTVTFFILLYMAASKLIPLIPVWEVQEGQMAHELKKFGRETVVTVSELE; encoded by the coding sequence ATGATGGCAGATCACAACAATCATGCGGAGCACGGCGAAGCGCACTTCCGCGAAAAACACCTGATGCTCGACCCGCTTCCGCGCGGGCAGATGAACGAAATGGTCATGGAGTCCATGTACCACACTACCTGGAAGTTCTGGGTGGTGTTCGGACTGCTTGCCGCCATCACCGCCTACGCGCTCTTCTACTCGTGGGGCGTGATGATCGCGGAAGGTCTCGGCGTGGCAGGCGTCAACCGCCCGTCATACTGGGGTATCTTCCTCGTCAACACCGTCTTCTGGATCGGCATCAGCCATGCAGGGACGTTCATCTCTGCCATCCTGCGCGTGTTCAAAGCGGAATTCCGCCGCCCGTTCACCCGCGCCGCCGAATTGATGACCACCTTCGGTCTGGTGCAGGCGGGCTTTTCCATCTTCATGCACATGGGACGTGTCTGGCTTTCCTACTGGCTGATGCCCTACCCGAACCAGCGCATGTTGTGGCCCAACTTCCACTCGCCTCTCTCCTGGGACTTGCTGGCGATCACGACCTACCTGCTGTCCTCTACGATGTATCTCTTCCTGCCGCTCATCCCTGACCTGGCGATGGCGCGCGACCGCTCCACCGGCTGGCGCAAGACCTTCTACAAAACACTTGCGCTCGGCTTCCGCGGCACGGAGGGTGAGTGGGCGCACCTGCGCAACGCCATGAACATCTTCGCGTTCGCGATCATCCCGGTCATGTTCTCGGTACATACCATCGTTTCGTGGGACTTTGCGGTTGCGACCCGCCCCGGCTGGTCATCGACCATCTTCGGTCCGTACTTCGTCATCGGCGCGCTGCACTCCGGCATGGGCGCAGTGGTTGCCGTGCTGGCGATCATCCGTGGCACGATGAAGCACATGAAATACTTCATCCGTGCCGAACACTTCGACGCCATCGGCAAACTCATGCTCATCATTTCGATGGGCTGGGCATACTTCTTCTTCAACGACTACATGATCCAGTGGTATGGCGGCGACAAGTGGACGGATCACCTGCTCCATTTCCACGAATACGGTCCGCTCGGCTGGATGTGGTTCGCCATGTTGATCTGTAACGTGGCGGTTCCCTGGTTGATCCTATGGAATGCGCGCTGGCGTGCCAACCCGCTGTTGATCTCCATTGTAGGCATCATTATCAACGTCGGCATGTGGTTCGAGCGTTACATCATCGTCCCCATCTCGCTCTCGATCAACCGCATGCCCTTCACGTGGCGCATGTATGAGCCGGGTATCGAAATTCCGCTCGGCATCGGCACGGTCACCTTCTTCATTTTGTTGTATATGGCGGCGTCTAAACTGATCCCGCTCATCCCGGTCTGGGAAGTGCAGGAAGGTCAGATGGCGCACGAACTCAAGAAATTTGGACGCGAGACCGTCGTGACGGTCAGCGAATTGGAATAG
- a CDS encoding DUF3341 domain-containing protein — MAESKVDILAVFPDLEPTADAIEHLRSIGVHDECMNIISGVPVTEAMLGRPNQWTNVPRIALGGSILGFLGGAFLMFVTPYLYPYPIQVASQYPVPIPPTVVVLFELTMLGMLLSTFLGVFLDSYFPNYRPMKYVPEISDGKYAILVECTHVEEKKVMDALTKLGAESVKPAEAQHL, encoded by the coding sequence ATGGCTGAATCCAAAGTAGATATTCTGGCGGTCTTTCCGGACCTCGAGCCGACCGCCGACGCCATTGAGCATCTCCGCTCCATCGGCGTCCATGACGAGTGCATGAACATCATTTCCGGCGTGCCCGTTACCGAAGCCATGCTCGGACGTCCCAATCAATGGACGAACGTGCCGCGCATTGCGCTCGGCGGTTCGATCCTCGGTTTTTTGGGCGGGGCGTTCCTGATGTTCGTCACCCCTTACCTGTACCCGTATCCCATTCAAGTCGCTTCGCAGTATCCTGTTCCCATTCCCCCGACCGTGGTGGTGCTCTTCGAATTGACCATGTTGGGTATGCTGCTCTCCACCTTCCTCGGCGTCTTCCTGGACAGCTACTTCCCCAACTACCGCCCGATGAAGTACGTGCCTGAGATCAGCGATGGCAAATACGCGATCCTGGTCGAATGCACGCATGTGGAAGAAAAGAAAGTCATGGATGCCTTGACAAAACTGGGCGCTGAATCCGTGAAGCCTGCGGAGGCACAACACCTATGA
- a CDS encoding 4Fe-4S dicluster domain-containing protein, giving the protein MATLNELNIAEVKLSAEESGKWGMVIDQDICTGCQACVAACAMENNLSFVGEVDAGYGRSMHWIRIERFWEGEYPEVRMTNNQPMMCQQCGSAPCEPVCPAFATVHSMAEKINLQVYNRCVGTRYCANNCPYQVRSFNWRDYERPEPLPNQLNPDVTVRRRGIMEKCTFCIQRIHRAQDQAKAEGREVHDGEFTTACAQSCPANAITFGRMDDPQSLVSQLAKRRGGMHHLEELGTLPNVTYFNGG; this is encoded by the coding sequence ATGGCGACTTTGAATGAATTGAACATTGCCGAAGTAAAACTAAGCGCGGAAGAGTCCGGCAAGTGGGGGATGGTCATCGACCAGGATATTTGTACGGGCTGTCAGGCATGCGTTGCCGCCTGCGCGATGGAGAACAATCTTTCCTTCGTCGGCGAGGTGGATGCTGGGTACGGGCGCTCCATGCACTGGATCCGCATCGAGCGTTTCTGGGAGGGTGAATATCCCGAAGTGCGCATGACCAACAACCAGCCGATGATGTGCCAGCAGTGCGGAAGCGCGCCCTGTGAGCCGGTCTGTCCGGCGTTCGCGACCGTGCATTCGATGGCGGAGAAGATCAACCTGCAGGTGTATAACCGCTGTGTCGGTACGCGCTATTGCGCGAACAACTGCCCGTACCAGGTGCGTTCCTTTAATTGGCGTGATTACGAACGCCCGGAACCGCTTCCCAACCAGCTGAACCCGGATGTGACCGTCCGAAGACGCGGCATCATGGAAAAATGCACGTTCTGCATCCAGCGCATCCACCGCGCACAGGATCAAGCCAAGGCGGAAGGACGCGAAGTGCACGATGGCGAGTTCACCACTGCCTGCGCGCAATCCTGTCCCGCAAACGCCATCACCTTTGGTCGCATGGATGATCCGCAGAGTTTGGTTTCCCAGCTTGCGAAGCGGCGCGGCGGCATGCATCATCTTGAAGAACTCGGCACGCTTCCGAACGTGACCTACTTCAACGGAGGCTAA
- a CDS encoding cytochrome c, with product MRLFKQLVMVFAALGVLVAVLMTFSYDIIKLEWVVFMEVQPSYGTQEFDPETGLGPLPVPARSIPVEGPAYIPGAGAPTNPVPADEASLARGAQLYGIHCQMCHGENGQGNGTIAAFLVQKRPANLTSELVQGKDDGTLFLTLSNGFGLMPAMNGNLTVRERWDVVNYIRTLTAEEGQ from the coding sequence ATGAGACTTTTCAAACAACTCGTCATGGTATTTGCGGCGCTCGGTGTGCTGGTCGCAGTGCTCATGACCTTTTCCTACGACATCATCAAACTGGAATGGGTCGTCTTCATGGAGGTCCAACCCTCCTACGGCACGCAGGAGTTCGATCCGGAAACCGGCTTGGGTCCTCTGCCCGTGCCCGCCCGTTCGATACCCGTCGAAGGTCCGGCGTACATCCCCGGCGCGGGGGCACCGACCAACCCCGTTCCCGCGGATGAAGCGTCGCTTGCCCGCGGTGCGCAGCTTTACGGTATCCATTGTCAAATGTGTCACGGTGAAAACGGACAGGGTAACGGAACCATCGCGGCATTCCTGGTGCAGAAAAGACCTGCCAACCTGACCAGTGAACTTGTCCAAGGCAAGGATGATGGCACGCTCTTCCTGACCCTCAGCAACGGGTTTGGGCTCATGCCTGCTATGAATGGGAATCTCACCGTCCGCGAACGCTGGGATGTCGTCAACTACATCCGCACCCTCACAGCGGAAGAAGGGCAATAG
- a CDS encoding CHC2 zinc finger domain-containing protein, with protein MELKQNAAGRKPAASRQRLTASTDKAHDTTTSNRLDLHVILSRVNLEDLAQQAGTKLHRTGNDWRGKCPLHKGDNPTAFSVYVGESGNERWHCHTKCDAGGDAIDFVQRWQGLDFMGAVKYLAETLHLDLADLGFDPGAVQVEVERRKQTDLLDEAAKYFATHLWSKAGEPARKYLLGRGFTEKTLREAGWGYSRSDRGLHEHLQKAKADPVLAKELGLIRADSLDFTANGEGAKASPDGYIVYPHTWNGKTTYFSARALKPVDPNDKSRNLPNERQVYWALVPGDLNLIIVEGQSDAESLRQLGRSALALCGVGNLSAHDIERVQKRRVIYLALDNDLHKSKLSPAEQDKVRKRKALVTRRLSEVLGALTMVVPDLPAKDMNEWLQNGLTLQVLEKHLSNSKPWLDLMIDHSRTLSPMELDENLQAITRHITNLPNTLRARYVSQIEKKLAVPKRDLKSLMNQREEENGYLDSEIRERRLHFKGDPLGNFWARISHELMVDDGLNPPTVRYSIEGGLASGQTLQPVQVEARAFDKLDWIADSWGMRPIITLPPGKSYLLVRAIKEVSMESVQREKLYTFTGWHDCDGERGFLTASGWLGEEGLNDQVRVDLGSNNLRHYALPKEECDPEEAVRATLDFLQLGPRKVTAPLWAAMYAAPLTSLRPLNAVLSVYGITQSGKSTLAHLALTHFGTGFVQGRDYHAPIDWTSTVTAIEAAMFHAKDVPLVIDDFAPQFSSMAEARAMHKKAHHVVRSVGNRSARGRSRADLSQQNTRFPRSLVIMTAENPLIGQSIVGRMLYVGVEPGDILPMQGSENNGENKLTALQEKAQQGLLAHAMKLYLQYLMENWERTSKEFLKLVDKAAETARQAGNLQNRLPDAYAVLAAAQELAIHCFEDMQLIPWKEAEELIQENNIALLALIQNQSEQIAAESPIRKFFTAIASLLVEEKVYLAPRTQLDGFQPPIHADQIGYYDHGMERKTVYLRTETSLAHAKEFWRGLDENLDIMPDALRRHLRQVDGLLAQVGERQVEVSKFCNGSNQRVLMVDLKRVEQLYGISLIKSEE; from the coding sequence ATGGAATTAAAACAGAACGCCGCCGGGCGGAAACCGGCGGCATCCCGACAAAGGTTGACTGCGTCCACAGACAAGGCGCATGATACCACAACTTCCAACAGACTTGATTTACACGTCATCTTATCCAGGGTGAACCTGGAAGATCTTGCACAGCAAGCCGGCACGAAACTTCATCGAACCGGAAACGATTGGCGAGGGAAGTGTCCTTTGCACAAAGGCGATAATCCCACGGCATTCAGTGTGTATGTGGGGGAGAGTGGTAATGAACGCTGGCATTGTCACACCAAGTGTGATGCCGGCGGCGATGCGATTGACTTTGTCCAACGCTGGCAGGGACTGGATTTCATGGGGGCCGTGAAATACCTGGCGGAAACTCTTCACCTCGATCTAGCGGATCTTGGCTTTGATCCGGGAGCTGTTCAAGTCGAAGTGGAGCGCAGAAAACAGACTGATCTACTCGATGAGGCGGCAAAGTATTTTGCAACCCATCTGTGGAGCAAAGCAGGCGAGCCGGCAAGGAAATATCTGCTGGGTCGTGGGTTCACAGAAAAGACCTTGCGTGAAGCCGGCTGGGGATATTCCAGATCGGACCGTGGCTTGCATGAGCATCTGCAAAAGGCAAAAGCAGATCCTGTCCTGGCAAAAGAACTGGGATTGATCCGCGCCGACAGCTTGGACTTCACCGCTAATGGGGAAGGTGCCAAGGCTTCGCCGGATGGGTATATCGTCTATCCCCATACATGGAACGGCAAGACAACCTATTTTTCAGCACGCGCATTGAAGCCGGTTGACCCAAATGACAAATCACGTAACCTGCCGAATGAACGTCAAGTCTATTGGGCGTTGGTGCCAGGTGATCTAAACCTTATCATCGTCGAGGGACAATCCGATGCAGAAAGCCTGCGCCAGCTGGGACGTTCCGCCCTGGCGTTGTGTGGGGTGGGGAACTTGTCGGCACATGATATTGAGCGGGTGCAGAAGAGACGCGTGATTTACCTCGCATTGGATAATGATCTGCATAAATCCAAATTATCTCCAGCCGAGCAGGACAAGGTCCGCAAGCGCAAGGCATTGGTGACACGCCGGCTGTCTGAAGTCCTTGGCGCTTTGACGATGGTGGTTCCAGACTTGCCTGCCAAGGACATGAACGAATGGCTGCAGAACGGCTTGACCTTGCAAGTTCTGGAAAAACATCTTTCCAATTCCAAACCCTGGTTAGACCTGATGATCGATCACAGCCGAACATTATCCCCAATGGAACTGGATGAAAATCTACAGGCAATTACCCGACACATTACGAACCTACCCAACACACTGCGGGCTCGCTATGTCTCCCAGATCGAGAAGAAACTTGCCGTCCCCAAACGCGACCTCAAGAGCTTGATGAACCAGCGCGAGGAGGAAAACGGATACCTGGACTCCGAGATTCGCGAACGCCGACTGCATTTCAAGGGCGACCCACTGGGCAACTTCTGGGCACGCATAAGCCACGAACTGATGGTGGACGACGGACTCAACCCGCCAACCGTGCGCTACAGCATCGAAGGCGGTTTGGCTTCGGGGCAGACTTTGCAGCCAGTCCAGGTGGAGGCGCGTGCTTTTGACAAGCTGGATTGGATCGCCGATAGCTGGGGGATGCGACCGATCATCACCCTGCCGCCTGGCAAATCCTATTTGTTGGTGCGTGCCATCAAGGAAGTCTCGATGGAGAGTGTCCAACGTGAGAAGCTGTATACCTTCACAGGTTGGCATGATTGCGATGGGGAACGAGGCTTTCTGACGGCATCCGGTTGGTTGGGTGAAGAAGGGTTAAACGACCAGGTGCGGGTGGATCTTGGCTCGAATAACCTGCGCCATTACGCCCTGCCGAAAGAAGAGTGTGATCCGGAGGAAGCGGTGCGTGCCACCCTCGACTTCCTCCAGCTTGGTCCGCGCAAGGTCACAGCTCCGTTGTGGGCGGCGATGTATGCTGCACCGCTCACCAGCCTGCGTCCATTGAACGCGGTGCTGTCTGTGTATGGGATAACGCAGAGCGGTAAGTCCACGCTGGCGCATCTGGCATTGACTCACTTCGGGACAGGTTTTGTGCAAGGACGTGATTACCATGCCCCAATCGACTGGACCTCGACCGTGACCGCTATCGAAGCGGCAATGTTTCATGCAAAAGATGTCCCTTTGGTGATTGATGATTTTGCGCCGCAATTCTCCAGCATGGCGGAGGCGCGTGCCATGCACAAGAAGGCGCATCATGTCGTGCGCTCGGTGGGGAATAGATCTGCACGTGGTCGTTCGCGAGCCGACCTGTCCCAGCAGAACACCCGTTTCCCGCGTAGCTTGGTGATCATGACCGCCGAGAACCCGTTGATCGGGCAAAGCATCGTGGGGCGCATGTTGTATGTCGGCGTGGAGCCTGGCGATATCCTACCGATGCAAGGTTCAGAAAATAATGGTGAAAATAAATTGACGGCTCTTCAGGAGAAGGCACAACAAGGTTTACTTGCGCATGCGATGAAACTGTACCTGCAATATCTGATGGAGAATTGGGAACGCACTTCCAAGGAGTTTCTCAAATTAGTGGACAAAGCTGCAGAAACTGCCCGGCAAGCCGGCAATCTGCAAAATCGTTTGCCGGATGCGTATGCAGTCCTGGCAGCAGCGCAGGAGTTGGCAATCCATTGCTTTGAGGACATGCAATTGATTCCCTGGAAAGAGGCGGAGGAGTTAATCCAGGAAAATAATATAGCTTTGTTGGCTCTCATTCAGAATCAGTCTGAACAGATAGCTGCAGAGTCTCCCATCCGTAAATTCTTTACAGCGATTGCCAGTCTATTGGTAGAGGAAAAGGTATACCTAGCTCCACGTACCCAATTAGATGGTTTCCAACCTCCGATTCATGCTGACCAGATCGGATATTACGATCATGGCATGGAGCGGAAAACGGTCTACCTGCGCACGGAGACCAGCTTGGCTCATGCCAAGGAATTCTGGCGTGGACTGGATGAAAATCTCGACATAATGCCGGATGCCCTGCGCCGGCATCTGCGACAGGTGGATGGGCTTCTTGCACAGGTGGGGGAGCGGCAGGTGGAGGTGAGCAAGTTTTGTAACGGGTCCAATCAGCGGGTGTTGATGGTGGACTTGAAGCGTGTTGAGCAGTTATACGGGATTAGTTTGATTAAATCCGAGGAGTGA
- a CDS encoding SH3 domain-containing protein, whose product MKNISFLVILILLSLACSLTTPPSLPQDMPAQVSNKTHLATATQDPDPILHTMPATCTVSAQSLHLRECAGLHCNVLAWLSTGDVLDVLDADQDWLNVTTPAGQTGWVHSKYCGGKQ is encoded by the coding sequence ATGAAGAACATTTCTTTTCTTGTAATTCTCATACTGCTTTCTCTGGCATGTTCGCTTACCACGCCGCCGTCATTGCCTCAGGACATGCCGGCGCAGGTGTCCAACAAAACTCATTTAGCGACAGCAACGCAAGACCCTGATCCCATCCTCCATACAATGCCCGCTACCTGCACAGTATCAGCGCAGTCCCTGCACCTGCGGGAGTGCGCAGGCTTGCATTGCAACGTGCTTGCCTGGTTGTCGACGGGCGATGTGCTGGACGTTCTGGATGCGGATCAGGACTGGCTCAACGTCACCACTCCTGCTGGACAAACAGGCTGGGTGCATTCCAAATACTGTGGAGGAAAACAATGA
- a CDS encoding helix-turn-helix domain-containing protein, with product MKDILSSLALEWTPIIASNGKVIVDVFKCTLSATDGLPPYAQARIIDLIATRLVKARPYPCLWISLDAPGRWYAHEILRLVKRKMPIVILPTGEVPKSNWDFTPHGYPSLVENAPAPQIQPPFNPADFGYKPNTIRVLRILARLGTAHKPEIASLAGLSETYIRKLLKRLQAANLIERKRIGKYEGWAIRNAGLKLAHRSWNIPKGVHFKKHRGEFRYAAERHRRKSRMWRAWLEKAYPTIEVWDCWTEVPVKYGIPDALAWGTHCGREILFWLEVDTGHSSTKTIEANYRRRLLLAYDHAEKWKIPIVFCIMGQPWLVKRFAWSIPRISPWVAVIGHDWRDFGRLPPYDFGWWREDLSSSQHYLSIRSQEELSFDPSLYPPKPKKEKIIKPPKPKSSKPKFSTGEEHDDWWSGDRSEAGE from the coding sequence ATGAAAGATATCTTATCCAGTCTGGCGTTGGAATGGACGCCAATCATCGCAAGTAATGGTAAGGTAATCGTCGATGTGTTCAAGTGCACCCTGTCCGCCACGGACGGGCTGCCGCCTTATGCACAGGCGCGGATCATTGACCTGATCGCCACCCGTTTGGTCAAGGCTCGACCATATCCCTGTCTATGGATTTCCCTGGACGCACCAGGAAGGTGGTATGCGCATGAAATCCTGCGATTGGTTAAGCGTAAGATGCCGATCGTGATCCTGCCAACTGGAGAAGTGCCTAAAAGCAACTGGGATTTCACTCCACATGGATACCCATCCCTTGTAGAAAATGCGCCGGCACCGCAAATCCAACCGCCTTTTAACCCAGCCGACTTCGGATACAAACCCAATACCATTCGTGTGCTGCGGATCTTGGCGCGGCTTGGGACTGCCCACAAACCGGAGATCGCCTCGCTGGCTGGGTTGAGCGAGACCTATATCCGTAAACTTCTGAAAAGACTCCAGGCGGCGAACCTAATCGAGCGCAAGCGGATCGGCAAGTACGAGGGATGGGCGATCCGTAATGCTGGGCTGAAGTTGGCGCATCGATCCTGGAACATTCCCAAAGGTGTGCATTTCAAGAAACATCGCGGCGAATTCCGATACGCAGCGGAACGTCACCGACGCAAGTCACGGATGTGGCGGGCATGGCTGGAAAAAGCATACCCGACCATCGAGGTCTGGGATTGCTGGACCGAGGTGCCGGTCAAATATGGTATTCCCGATGCACTGGCTTGGGGCACGCATTGTGGCAGGGAGATCTTATTCTGGTTGGAGGTGGATACCGGTCACAGCTCAACCAAGACCATAGAGGCGAATTACAGAAGGCGGCTTCTACTGGCGTATGACCATGCAGAGAAGTGGAAGATCCCCATTGTCTTTTGCATTATGGGTCAGCCTTGGTTGGTGAAGCGTTTTGCATGGAGCATTCCGAGGATTAGCCCCTGGGTTGCGGTGATCGGGCATGACTGGCGGGATTTTGGGAGACTGCCACCATATGATTTTGGATGGTGGCGCGAGGATCTTTCGTCAAGCCAACATTACCTATCTATCCGTTCTCAAGAAGAACTTTCTTTTGATCCGAGCTTGTATCCACCGAAGCCGAAAAAGGAAAAGATTATCAAACCTCCAAAACCGAAGTCCTCAAAACCCAAGTTCTCCACGGGAGAAGAACACGATGACTGGTGGTCTGGAGACCGCTCGGAAGCAGGGGAGTGA
- a CDS encoding ParA family protein: protein MKTIVFANQKGGTGKTTTVISVGDAFARLGKRVLIADLDPQGHAAVSLNLNAEPCVANWLMYPLFNNQPITPEVMNQWIRPTRQENLFLLPGNQMTAKAQRMLAIEDTPINYINDHQFAIRRLSFDYLLFDTPPSTGGLQEMASWAADLTVIVSSLDYLSADGVWGFVEMLQVLNREKRWKGKLAGILPTFYDEQTRTTREQMTYLQRAFPDQVFAPIHRATLLREASAEGLTIFQKDATSRPALEYEKFAAQLAKLD, encoded by the coding sequence ATGAAGACCATTGTTTTTGCAAATCAAAAAGGCGGCACGGGCAAGACTACCACTGTCATCAGTGTTGGCGATGCCTTCGCCCGTTTGGGTAAACGCGTTCTGATCGCCGACCTGGATCCGCAGGGGCATGCCGCTGTCTCGCTGAACCTGAATGCGGAACCCTGCGTGGCAAATTGGTTGATGTACCCGCTCTTCAACAACCAGCCCATCACCCCGGAGGTCATGAACCAATGGATCCGACCGACCCGGCAGGAAAATCTCTTTCTTCTTCCGGGCAACCAGATGACCGCCAAGGCGCAGCGCATGCTTGCTATCGAGGATACACCGATCAACTACATCAATGATCATCAATTCGCCATTCGCAGACTGAGCTTCGATTACCTGCTCTTCGACACACCTCCATCCACGGGCGGCTTGCAGGAAATGGCATCCTGGGCAGCGGACCTGACGGTGATCGTTTCGAGTCTGGACTATCTCTCTGCAGATGGTGTCTGGGGATTTGTGGAGATGCTCCAAGTCTTGAACAGAGAAAAACGATGGAAGGGAAAACTTGCCGGCATCCTGCCAACCTTTTACGACGAACAAACCCGCACCACCCGCGAGCAGATGACGTACCTGCAGAGGGCATTTCCGGATCAAGTCTTCGCTCCCATTCACCGTGCGACCTTACTGCGTGAAGCCTCTGCAGAGGGACTGACAATCTTCCAAAAAGATGCCACCAGCCGTCCTGCTCTGGAATATGAAAAATTTGCGGCGCAACTCGCGAAGTTGGACTAG